The following coding sequences lie in one Zonotrichia leucophrys gambelii isolate GWCS_2022_RI chromosome 4A, RI_Zleu_2.0, whole genome shotgun sequence genomic window:
- the LOC135447765 gene encoding sodium/hydrogen exchanger 2-like: MESQGCRAAAVLAGSWLSCMVGALEDVGLENVSWAAEDAPGNESSEHAFFSLDYQHVQVPFEITLWIMLASLAKIGFHLYNKLPSVVPESCLLIFVGLIMGGIIYGLNDRSPPVMDSDIFFLYLLPPIVLDAGYFMPSRPFFENIGTILLYAVVGTIWNVFGIGFSLYGICQVKSFRLQDVSLLHNLLFGSLIAAVDPVAVLAVFEEIHVNEKLHILVFGESLLNDAVTVVLYKLFRSFCEMPTIKSVDVFAGIGKFFVVGLGGVLVGLSFGFTAAFTTRFTKDIRVIEPLFVFLYSYLSYLTAEMFHLSGIVAIISCAMGMKRYVEANISLKSHTTVKYFMKMWSSVSDTLIFIFLGVSTIGENHEWNWPYICFTVIFCLVWRALGVLVLTFFVNRFHVNTITSKDQFIIAYGGLRGAICFSLVFLLPDFHRKKLFIAATTVVILFTVFVQGMTIRPLVDLLAVKRKRESAPTVGEQIHIRFLDHLLAGIEDISGHWGQYYWKDKLEYFNSKYLQKILLREYDQPKSSIVLLYEKLERKHAMELAQAGQLGHGLAHPSFLSSDRTVITDQKLEDTPNPDVLDNMQEILARNLYRIRRTGPAYNRHTLPGDSEPAERAKELLILRHKNLLVELGGSDTCSSSRKESQKEDSCSAQGEPSPQPKLCRSLTVGNTEKVREGKESRSKSVCAIPPRQPGTGLKELTLEMYKHKGCSGSP, translated from the exons ATGGAGAGCCAggggtgcagagctgcagctgtcctggctggctcctggctCTCCTGCATGGTGGGAGCCCTGGAGGACGTGGGGCTGGAGAACGTCAGCTGGGCTGCCGAGGACGCGCCGGGCAACGAATCCTCGGAGCACGCCTTCTTCTCTCTGGATTATCAGCACGTCCAGGTGCCCTTTGAAATCACCCTCTGGATCATGCTGGCATCCCTGGCCAAAATAG ggttCCATCTCTACAACAAGCTGCCCTCCGTCGTTCCCGAGAGCTGTTTGCTGATCTTTGTGGGGCTCATCATGGGGGGAATCATCTATGGGTTAAACGACAGATCCCCACCAGTGATGGACAGCGACATCTTTTTCCTCTACCTCCTGCCCCCCATCGTGCTGGACGCCGGCTACTTCATGCCCAGCCGCCCCTTTTTCGAGAACATCGGCACCATCCTGCTCTACGCCGTGGTGGGCACCATCTGGAACGTGTTTGGGATCGGCTTTTCCCTGTATGGCATCTGCCAGGTGAAATCCTTCCGGCTGCAGGACGTGTCCCTGCTGCACAACCTCCTGTTCGGCAGCCTCATCGCCGCCGTGGACCCCGTGGCCGTGCTGGCTGTCTTTGAGGAGATCCACGTCAACGAGAAGCTGCACATCCTGGTTTTTGGGGAATCGCTCCTCAATGATGCCGTGACCGTG GTGCTCTACAAACTCTTTCGCTCTTTCTGTGAAATGCCCACCATCAAAAGCGTGGATGTTTTTGCTGGAATTGGAAAATTCTTCGTGGTTGGGCTGGGAGGAGTTTTAGTGGGGCTGAGTTTTGGGTTCACTGCTGCCTTCACCACGCGTTTCACCAAGGACATCCGTGTCATCGAGCCCCTCTTTGTGTTCCTGTACAGCTACCTGTCCTACCTCACTGCAGAGATGTTCCACCTCTCCGGCATCGTGGC CATCAtttcctgtgccatgggcaTGAAGCGTTACGTGGAGGCCAACATCTCCCTCAAGTCCCACACCACAGTCAAGTACTTCATGAAGATGTGGAGCAGTGTGAGCGACACCctcatcttcatcttcctcGGAGTTTCCACCATTGGAGAAAACCACGAGTGGAACTGGCCCTACATTTGCTTCACGGTCATTTTCTGCCTCGTTTGGAGGGCTCTCG GGGTTCTTGTGCTGACTTTCTTTGTGAACAGATTTCACGTGAACACCATCACCAGTAAGGACCAGTTCATCATTGCCTACGGGGGGCTCCGAGGGGCCATTTGCTTCTCGCTGGTTTTCCTGCTGCCCGACTTCCACAGGAAAAAGCTCTTCATTGCAGCAACAACTGTTGTCATCCTCTTCACCGTGTTCGTGCAG GGAATGACCATTCGCCCCCTCGTTGACCTGTTGGCTGtcaagaggaaaagggagagtgCTCCCACTGTGGGCGAGCAGATCCACATCAGG TTCCTGGATCACTTGCTGGCTGGCATTGAAGATATAtctggacactggggacagtaTTACTGGAAAGACAA GCTGGAGTATTTCAACAGCAAATACCTGCAGAAGATCCTGCTCAGGGAGTACGACCAGCCCAAGTCCAGCATCGTGCTGCTCTACGAGAAGCTGGAGCGCAAGCACGCCATGGAGctggcccaggctgggcagctgggCCACGGCCTGGCCCACCCCTCCTTCCT cagcagcGACAGGACTGTCATAACAGACCAAAAACTGGAGGACACTCCAAATCCTGATGTCCTGGACAACATGCAGGAAATATTGGCCAGGAACCTGTATCGGATCAGGAGGACG GGCCCGGCGTACAACAGGCACACCCTGCCCGGGGACAGCGAGCCCGCGGAGCGCGCCAAGGAGCTCCTGATCCTGCGGCACAAGAACCTGCTGGTGGAGCTGGGCGGGAGcgacacctgcagcagctccaggaaggaG TCGCAGAAGGAGGACTCGTGCTCGGCGCAGGGCGAGCCCAGCCCGCAGCCCAAGCTCTGCCGCTCCCTCACCG TGGGGAACACGGAGAAGGTccgggaggggaaggagagccGGTCCAAGTCCGTGTGTGCCATCCCACCGCGCCAGCCCGGCACGGGGCTGAAGGAGCTGACTCTGGAGATGTACAAACACAAGGGATGCTCTGGCTCCCCATGA